The Winogradskyella schleiferi genome has a window encoding:
- a CDS encoding 2TM domain-containing protein — protein MEKYSIEPYDQHKDSKDYRKEEAYLRAKKKVDAIVGFYWHLAVYVVVNLFLVILIGVNAGFTGFGPYATAIFWGIGLIFHFLGVFGPNFLFGKDWENKKINEYMKKEKEHWE, from the coding sequence ATGGAAAAATATAGTATAGAACCTTACGATCAGCATAAAGACTCAAAGGATTATAGAAAAGAAGAGGCGTATTTAAGAGCTAAGAAAAAGGTAGATGCTATTGTTGGATTTTACTGGCATTTAGCGGTTTATGTCGTTGTGAATTTGTTCTTAGTCATACTTATAGGTGTCAATGCCGGTTTTACAGGTTTTGGGCCATATGCCACAGCCATTTTTTGGGGCATAGGATTGATATTTCATTTTTTAGGAGTTTTTGGACCAAATTTTCTTTTTGGAAAGGATTGGGAAAACAAGAAAATAAACGAATACATGAAGAAAGAAAAGGAACACTGGGAGTGA
- a CDS encoding 2TM domain-containing protein: MKTQDSNLKFIKARHKVEKLKAFYIHLTVYMVINIVITAVKIMNNINNGETFNEAFFDFATVITWMIWGIAIALHAFSVFGLPMILGEDWEERKIEKFMEDELQNN; this comes from the coding sequence ATGAAAACACAGGATTCTAATTTAAAATTTATAAAAGCACGACATAAGGTTGAAAAGTTAAAGGCCTTTTATATTCACTTAACGGTTTATATGGTTATAAACATTGTGATTACAGCCGTTAAGATAATGAATAACATCAATAACGGAGAAACGTTTAATGAGGCATTTTTTGATTTTGCCACTGTAATCACATGGATGATTTGGGGAATTGCAATTGCCTTACATGCATTTTCAGTATTTGGACTTCCAATGATTTTAGGAGAAGACTGGGAAGAGCGAAAAATTGAAAAGTTCATGGAAGATGAATTACAAAACAATTAA
- a CDS encoding 2TM domain-containing protein, protein MTDDERQCLENAKKKVRRLRLFYIHLAAYFVFVALLLYNLYIVSGPYKDNIISLNLSIIGVWTVIIIVHGFKIFNEKRMFKKSWEDKKVEKFLKEKDEKTTFWE, encoded by the coding sequence ATGACTGATGACGAAAGACAGTGTTTGGAAAATGCAAAAAAGAAAGTAAGACGGCTTAGGCTTTTCTATATTCATTTAGCAGCATATTTTGTTTTTGTAGCACTTCTATTGTATAATTTATATATTGTTTCCGGACCATATAAGGATAATATTATAAGTCTTAACCTGAGTATTATTGGTGTTTGGACGGTAATTATAATTGTGCACGGATTCAAGATTTTTAATGAAAAGCGAATGTTCAAAAAAAGTTGGGAGGATAAAAAAGTAGAGAAATTTTTGAAAGAGAAAGATGAGAAGACCACCTTTTGGGAATAA
- a CDS encoding tetratricopeptide repeat protein: MRHLIIIAVLLLSGMTQAQTNFEKGMTKAFELWQNGKTDEAENMFERIAKAEPKEWLPNYYIAQINSLKSWTEKDETILKAQLDKAQEHLDAAMLISENNAELLVMQAQVLTNWVAFDGMTYGMKYGAKVAELYEKATALDPTNPRAALGKAEWAMGSAKYFGQDKAPFCKDIEASIELFDTFKPESALHPNWGKERAEQVAKECKS, translated from the coding sequence ATGAGACATCTAATCATCATCGCTGTTCTGTTACTTTCAGGAATGACACAAGCACAAACGAATTTTGAAAAAGGAATGACCAAAGCCTTTGAACTTTGGCAAAATGGTAAAACCGACGAAGCCGAAAACATGTTTGAGCGCATTGCTAAAGCCGAACCAAAAGAATGGTTGCCTAATTACTACATCGCGCAGATTAACAGCTTAAAGAGCTGGACAGAAAAAGACGAAACGATTTTGAAAGCACAACTAGATAAAGCACAAGAGCATTTGGATGCTGCCATGCTTATCAGTGAAAATAATGCTGAATTACTTGTTATGCAAGCACAAGTCTTAACGAATTGGGTGGCTTTTGATGGCATGACCTACGGCATGAAATATGGTGCAAAAGTAGCTGAGCTGTATGAAAAAGCTACAGCATTGGATCCAACAAATCCGAGAGCAGCTTTAGGTAAAGCAGAATGGGCTATGGGAAGCGCCAAATATTTTGGGCAGGATAAAGCACCATTTTGTAAGGACATAGAAGCATCCATTGAACTTTTTGATACCTTTAAGCCAGAGAGTGCGTTACATCCAAATTGGGGAAAGGAACGCGCAGAACAGGTTGCTAAAGAATGTAAATCTTAA
- a CDS encoding DUF2141 domain-containing protein, with protein MNLHVKITLICLISLFSFQTQAQDTFTMTVNVEEADNNNGHIFIALYDSESGFLSKPFKASKSSIRNKACAITFEDLPSGTYAVSIFHDENDNGKFDTAMFGIPKEDYGCSNGATGFMGPPDWKDAKFELKGNKSITITL; from the coding sequence ATGAATTTACACGTAAAAATTACACTAATTTGTTTGATTAGCTTATTTAGTTTTCAAACACAAGCTCAAGATACATTTACAATGACCGTAAACGTTGAAGAAGCCGATAACAACAACGGTCACATATTTATAGCACTTTATGATTCCGAATCAGGATTTTTAAGCAAACCCTTTAAAGCTTCAAAAAGCAGTATAAGAAATAAGGCTTGTGCCATTACTTTTGAAGATCTCCCTTCAGGAACTTATGCAGTTTCGATTTTTCATGATGAAAATGACAATGGTAAATTTGATACTGCCATGTTTGGAATTCCGAAAGAAGATTACGGTTGTTCTAATGGAGCCACAGGTTTTATGGGACCACCAGATTGGAAGGACGCTAAATTCGAATTAAAAGGAAACAAATCAATAACGATAACACTTTAA
- a CDS encoding LytR/AlgR family response regulator transcription factor, producing MNVIIIEDEKPSARRLQRMLKAIDINAETMLHSVEESIEWFQNNEHPDLIFLDIQLSDGLSFEIFEAIDIKSAVIFTTAYDEYALQAFKLNSIDYLLKPIDDDDLKTAVEKYNGRTPQKQSVTLDFNDIKNLLVNPIEREYKKRFSVKVGQHLKLINIEDIECIYSENKGTYAFTKDGRNYLLDATLDQLEHELEPDVFFRISRKFYVNINAIKDIVSYTNSRLEIKLNRFNEQQIIVARERVKDFKNWLE from the coding sequence ATGAACGTTATTATAATAGAAGACGAAAAACCATCCGCAAGACGACTGCAGCGCATGTTAAAGGCTATTGATATAAATGCTGAAACTATGTTGCACTCGGTTGAAGAATCGATAGAATGGTTTCAAAACAACGAACATCCAGATTTGATTTTTTTGGATATTCAGTTAAGTGATGGATTGTCTTTTGAAATCTTTGAAGCGATTGATATTAAATCAGCTGTGATTTTCACAACCGCTTATGATGAATATGCGCTGCAGGCCTTCAAACTGAATAGCATTGATTATTTATTAAAACCGATTGATGATGATGACCTAAAAACCGCCGTTGAAAAATATAATGGACGAACTCCACAAAAACAATCCGTAACCTTAGATTTTAATGACATAAAAAACTTGTTGGTAAACCCAATTGAACGAGAGTATAAAAAACGTTTTTCGGTAAAAGTCGGACAGCATTTAAAATTGATTAATATTGAAGATATTGAATGCATCTACAGTGAGAATAAAGGTACCTATGCCTTTACCAAGGATGGACGGAATTATCTATTGGATGCAACCTTAGATCAATTAGAGCATGAATTAGAGCCAGACGTATTCTTCCGGATTAGTAGAAAATTCTATGTAAATATCAATGCCATTAAGGATATCGTAAGTTACACCAACTCCAGACTCGAGATAAAATTGAACCGTTTCAATGAGCAACAAATTATTGTGGCAAGAGAGCGTGTAAAGGATTTTAAGAACTGGTTAGAATAA
- a CDS encoding histidine kinase: MKKSLKRIFLTFGIGTAVFLVGHLFFEGFEFKSVNDFLIDFGFYQLYAFVLGYSNMAFFDYMEKQNWKTGDTIKRVIIGIIGATTITLIGLFLLRVFTAVVIYDIEFERFIAGESWRGYSFGLWITLSIITVFHIIYFYNRYQKNKIKEQKVIAGTASAKFDALKNQLDPHFLFNSLNVLTSLIEENPENAQKFTTSLSKVYRYVLEQKSKELVTVDEELNFARTYMLLLKMRFEDSIIFEIPDNASNPESKVVPLSLQLLLENAVKHNMVTSSKPLHVKIYEDGDYLVVMNNLQPKQIVKKSSGVGLENIKQRYQLLSNRKVHINQREKDFAVAIPMLTKQVSIMRTTQKSQARLNDDYVRARKRVEELKGFYYSLISYCLVIPFLIFIWYQFSSFTIQWFWFPMIGWGLSLVFQAYRVFVDDGALGAGWEKRKIEEYMKKEDQKERWN; encoded by the coding sequence ATGAAAAAGTCATTAAAGAGAATCTTTCTAACCTTCGGTATTGGAACCGCTGTATTTTTGGTAGGACATCTGTTTTTCGAAGGTTTTGAATTCAAATCAGTAAATGACTTTTTGATTGACTTTGGATTTTATCAACTCTATGCCTTTGTTTTAGGTTACAGTAATATGGCGTTTTTCGATTATATGGAAAAGCAAAATTGGAAAACTGGAGATACTATAAAACGTGTGATCATCGGAATCATAGGAGCTACAACAATTACGTTAATTGGACTTTTCCTTTTAAGGGTTTTCACGGCTGTTGTTATTTATGATATAGAATTTGAAAGGTTTATTGCTGGAGAATCTTGGAGAGGTTATTCTTTTGGGTTATGGATTACACTAAGTATTATAACTGTTTTTCATATCATATATTTCTACAATCGTTATCAAAAGAATAAAATAAAAGAACAGAAGGTTATTGCTGGTACGGCAAGTGCCAAATTTGATGCCCTAAAAAACCAATTGGATCCGCATTTTTTGTTTAACAGTCTAAATGTACTGACCAGCTTAATTGAGGAAAATCCTGAAAATGCACAGAAGTTCACAACCTCTCTATCTAAGGTTTATCGTTATGTTTTAGAACAGAAAAGTAAGGAATTGGTAACGGTTGACGAAGAGTTGAATTTCGCCAGAACCTACATGTTGCTCTTGAAAATGAGATTTGAGGATAGTATTATTTTCGAAATTCCGGATAATGCCTCAAACCCTGAGAGTAAGGTGGTACCACTATCCTTGCAATTGCTATTAGAAAATGCCGTAAAGCACAATATGGTCACATCGAGCAAACCATTGCATGTTAAAATATATGAGGATGGCGATTACTTAGTTGTAATGAACAATCTTCAGCCCAAGCAAATCGTAAAGAAGAGTAGTGGCGTTGGATTGGAAAATATAAAACAGCGTTATCAACTGCTTTCAAATAGAAAAGTACACATCAATCAACGAGAAAAGGATTTTGCGGTTGCGATTCCTATGCTCACAAAACAAGTATCAATCATGAGAACCACACAAAAATCTCAAGCACGGCTCAATGACGATTATGTAAGAGCTCGTAAGCGCGTAGAAGAGTTAAAAGGCTTTTACTATAGTTTAATTTCTTACTGTTTAGTAATACCGTTTCTAATTTTTATATGGTATCAATTTTCTAGCTTTACCATACAATGGTTTTGGTTTCCCATGATAGGTTGGGGACTAAGTCTGGTTTTTCAGGCTTACCGGGTTTTTGTGGATGATGGTGCTTTAGGTGCTGGTTGGGAAAAACGAAAAATTGAAGAATACATGAAGAAAGAAGATCAAAAAGAGCGATGGAATTAA